A part of Candidatus Methylomirabilota bacterium genomic DNA contains:
- a CDS encoding malic enzyme-like NAD(P)-binding protein: MQAPSASYSLTVRLAITNRPGMLGRVTSAIGKGGGDIGAIDLVEVGKSTITRDISFKARDERHGQQIVDRIRGVQGVKVVNVSDRTFLMHLGGKIEVRGKMSVKTRDDLSMAYTPGVARVCMAIHHDPEKAYALTIKQNCVAVVTDGTAVLGLGDIGPSAAQPVMEGKALIFKEFAGVDAFPLCLATKDVDEIVAIVKAIAPVFGGINLEDISAPRCFEIEQRLQRDLDIPVFHDDQHGTAVVVLAALVNALKIVKKRLADVRIVFTGAGASGIATAKLLMRAGAKHIIACDRAGTLYRGRTDNMNAMKEWFAKHTNEKKIRGTVADALQGADVFVGLSGPGVVSLKEIKAMARDPIVFAMANPIPEILPEEVGPYVRVMATGRSDYPNQINNSCCFPGFFRGMLDVRASRVNDEMKLAAAHALAAIVSKAELGEEYITPSMFDGRVVPAVATAVADAAIRTGVARRRRRGATASR, from the coding sequence ATGCAGGCTCCAAGCGCGAGCTATAGCCTCACCGTGAGGTTGGCGATCACGAACCGGCCCGGGATGCTCGGGCGGGTGACGTCGGCCATCGGCAAGGGCGGCGGCGACATCGGCGCGATCGATCTCGTGGAGGTCGGCAAGTCCACGATCACGCGCGACATCAGCTTCAAGGCGCGCGACGAGCGCCACGGCCAGCAGATCGTGGACCGGATCCGCGGGGTCCAGGGCGTGAAGGTCGTCAACGTCTCCGACCGCACCTTCCTGATGCACCTGGGCGGCAAGATCGAGGTGCGCGGGAAGATGAGCGTCAAGACCCGCGACGACCTCTCGATGGCCTACACGCCCGGCGTCGCGCGCGTCTGCATGGCCATCCACCACGACCCGGAGAAGGCCTACGCGCTGACGATCAAGCAGAATTGCGTCGCGGTGGTGACCGACGGCACCGCGGTCCTGGGGCTCGGCGACATCGGGCCGAGCGCCGCGCAGCCGGTGATGGAGGGCAAGGCGCTCATCTTCAAGGAGTTCGCCGGCGTCGACGCGTTCCCGCTCTGCCTCGCGACGAAGGACGTGGACGAGATCGTCGCAATCGTCAAGGCCATCGCGCCGGTGTTCGGCGGGATCAACCTCGAAGACATCTCCGCGCCGCGCTGCTTCGAGATCGAGCAGCGGCTCCAGCGCGATCTCGATATTCCCGTGTTCCACGACGACCAGCACGGCACGGCGGTCGTGGTCCTGGCGGCGCTCGTCAACGCGCTCAAGATCGTCAAGAAGCGGCTCGCCGACGTGCGCATCGTGTTCACGGGCGCGGGCGCCTCCGGCATCGCGACGGCGAAGCTCCTCATGCGGGCCGGCGCCAAGCACATCATCGCCTGCGACCGCGCGGGCACGCTCTACCGCGGCCGGACCGACAACATGAACGCGATGAAGGAGTGGTTCGCCAAGCACACGAACGAGAAGAAGATCCGGGGGACGGTCGCCGACGCGCTCCAGGGCGCCGACGTCTTCGTCGGCCTCTCCGGCCCGGGCGTGGTCTCGCTCAAGGAGATCAAGGCGATGGCGCGCGACCCGATCGTGTTCGCCATGGCGAACCCGATCCCCGAGATCCTCCCCGAGGAGGTGGGCCCCTACGTGCGGGTGATGGCGACGGGGCGGTCGGATTATCCGAACCAGATCAACAACTCGTGCTGCTTCCCCGGCTTCTTCCGGGGGATGCTCGACGTGCGCGCCAGCCGGGTGAACGACGAGATGAAGCTCGCCGCGGCCCACGCGCTCGCCGCGATCGTCTCCAAGGCCGAGCTCGGCGAGGAGTACATCACGCCCTCGATGTTCGACGGCCGGGTCGTCCCGGCCGTCGCCACCGCCGTCGCCGACGCGGCCATCCGCACCGGCGTCGCGCGACGCCGCCGGCGCGGCGCGACCGCGTCGCGGTAG